A DNA window from Arachis duranensis cultivar V14167 chromosome 3, aradu.V14167.gnm2.J7QH, whole genome shotgun sequence contains the following coding sequences:
- the LOC107480539 gene encoding L-galactose dehydrogenase, with translation MELRPLGNTGLNLSCVGFGASPLGNVFGDVPEEVAIASVRLAFQSGINFFDTSPYYGGTVSEKVLGKALKALGAPRNEYIVSTKCGRYKEGFDFSAERVTRSIEESLQRLQLDYVDILQCHDIEFGSLDQIVNETIPALQKLKEAGKTRFIGITGLPLSIFTYVLDRVPPGSVDVILSYCHYCINDSTLEDLIPYLKSKGVGIINASPLSMGLLTESGPPQWHPASPELKSACQAAAACCKKKGKNISKLAMQYSLLNKDITTVLVGIKSVEQVEQNVAAATELAISGIDQEALSEVETILNHVKNQTWPSGIQKN, from the exons ATGGAGCTGAGGCCGTTGGGAAACACTGGCCTCAATCTCAGCTGCGTTGGCTTCGGAGCTTCCCCTCTCGGCAATGTGTTCGGCGATGTTCCCGAGGAAGTTGCTATTGCTTCCGTTCGTCTCGCTTTTCAATCCGGCATCAATTTCTTCGACACTTCTCC GTATTATGGAGGCACAGTGTCGGAAAAAGTGCTGGGCAAGGCATTGAAAGCTCTTGGTGCTCCGAGAAATGAATATATTGTATCTACCAAGTGCGGACGATATAAGGAAGGATTTGATTTCAGTGCAGAAAGAGTTACTAGGAGCATTGAAGAGAGCTTGCAAAGATTGCAGCTTGACTATGTTGACATATTGCAATGCCATGATATTGAATTTGGGTCTTTGGATCAG ATTGTGAATGAAACAATTCCCGCCCTTCAAAAGCTAAAGGAAGCAGGAAAAACTCGTTTCATTGGCATTACGGGACTTCctttgagcatttttacttatGTGCTTGATAGAGTCCCCCCTGGTTCTGTGGATGTAATACTGTCATATTGTCATTACTGTATCAATGATTCAACCTTGGAGGATTTGATACCCTACCTGAAGAGCAAAGGTGTTGGTATTATCAATGCCTCTCCGCTATCAATGGGGCTCCTCACCGAGAGTGGTCCTCCACAATGGCACCCAGCTTCACCTGAACTCAAG TCTGCATGTCAAGCTGCTGCTGCCTGTTGtaaaaagaagggaaagaacaTTTCAAAGTTAGCGATGCAATATAGCTTGTTAAATAAAGACATCACAACAGTGCTTGTTGGCATCAAGTCTGTGGAACAG GTGGAACAAAATGTTGCTGCCGCAACAGAACTTGCAATCTCTGGGATTGATCAAGAAGCTCTGTCAGAGGTTGAAACCATTCTAAACCATGTTAAAAATCAGACATGGCCTAGTGGGATCCAGAAGAACTGA